From Rudanella lutea DSM 19387, a single genomic window includes:
- a CDS encoding nucleotide pyrophosphohydrolase has protein sequence MTLREAQDTVDHWIKTVGVRYFGELTNMAILTEEVGELARIIARRYGEQSEKESDKNRDLGDEMADVLWVLICLANQTGVDLTEALHKNLEKKNIRDATRHKENPKLTGNPTDVVGSGN, from the coding sequence ATGACGCTGCGCGAAGCACAAGATACGGTCGATCACTGGATCAAAACGGTGGGTGTGCGCTACTTCGGCGAACTAACCAACATGGCTATTCTAACCGAAGAGGTAGGAGAATTGGCCCGCATTATAGCCCGGCGCTACGGCGAGCAGTCGGAGAAAGAGTCGGATAAAAACCGCGACCTCGGCGATGAAATGGCCGATGTTCTTTGGGTGCTGATCTGCCTGGCCAACCAAACCGGTGTGGACCTGACCGAAGCACTCCATAAGAATCTGGAAAAAAAGAATATCCGCGATGCCACCCGGCACAAAGAGAATCCGAAGCTGACCGGTAATCCTACTGATGTAGTTGGCTCCGGCAACTGA
- a CDS encoding BamA/TamA family outer membrane protein gives MIPRPLRCSFRIFLFLLWLTVVGTQANAQVVKPHTLLGRYLGKFTNDTTAPEKPRFLVYPTATYAPETSLELGVSTLYLYHARGDYKANRLSEINAFTFVTLRGQYGFNIDNALYGHRDRWLFIGRTRLQRFPLLYYGIGPEASPAAPATVDALSIQVRQRALKGIGKNLFAGLQVDYQALSRVSFEQPDRNPFPLPTGARGSANLGLGAGVVYDSRKNALNARRGFFGELAYLDYNPAWGSTFRFQNTNFDLRYYRTINATQVLAWQGFGQFMSGTVPFNQLALLGSETIMRGYYPGRFRDRAYVATQLEYRFLPFPFSKRLGGAVFASVGTVAPTPAQLDVRKLLPAGGAGLRYFLFPKKDIFLRFDVGFTREGPGFYVFTGEAF, from the coding sequence ATGATACCACGACCTCTACGCTGTTCTTTCCGAATTTTTCTGTTCCTGCTGTGGCTTACCGTTGTTGGTACCCAGGCAAACGCGCAGGTGGTGAAACCGCATACGTTGCTGGGCCGGTATCTGGGCAAATTTACCAACGATACCACCGCGCCCGAGAAGCCCCGCTTTCTGGTGTATCCGACGGCTACCTACGCACCCGAAACCAGCCTCGAACTGGGCGTATCCACCCTGTATCTCTACCACGCCCGGGGCGACTATAAAGCCAACCGACTGAGCGAGATCAATGCCTTTACGTTTGTGACCCTGCGCGGTCAGTACGGGTTCAACATCGATAATGCTTTGTATGGCCACCGCGACCGCTGGCTTTTTATTGGCCGCACGCGGCTGCAACGGTTTCCACTGTTGTATTATGGCATTGGGCCGGAAGCGAGCCCCGCAGCTCCGGCTACGGTCGATGCTCTTTCGATTCAGGTTCGGCAGCGGGCGCTGAAAGGTATTGGCAAAAATCTGTTTGCGGGCCTTCAGGTCGATTATCAGGCCCTCAGTCGGGTGTCGTTTGAACAGCCCGACAGAAACCCGTTTCCGTTGCCAACGGGCGCGCGAGGGTCTGCCAATCTGGGATTGGGGGCGGGTGTGGTATACGACAGCCGCAAAAATGCGCTCAATGCCCGCCGGGGATTTTTTGGCGAGTTAGCCTACCTCGATTATAACCCGGCCTGGGGTAGTACCTTCCGGTTTCAGAATACCAACTTCGACCTGCGCTACTACCGGACTATCAATGCCACGCAGGTGCTGGCATGGCAGGGGTTCGGGCAGTTTATGTCGGGCACGGTGCCGTTCAACCAGCTGGCCTTGCTGGGGAGCGAAACCATCATGCGTGGGTACTACCCCGGCCGGTTCCGCGACCGGGCGTATGTAGCCACGCAGCTGGAATACCGGTTTTTGCCGTTTCCGTTCAGCAAGCGATTGGGGGGGGCGGTGTTCGCGAGCGTGGGTACCGTAGCGCCCACACCCGCGCAACTGGATGTACGAAAGCTGTTGCCCGCCGGTGGAGCCGGATTACGGTATTTCCTGTTTCCGAAGAAAGACATCTTTCTGCGGTTCGATGTGGGTTTCACCCGCGAGGGACCGGGATTCTATGTGTTTACGGGAGAGGCTTTTTGA
- a CDS encoding PadR family transcriptional regulator, with protein MEPSANEFLRGTLKTIVLKLLAEQGRMYGYEITQAVKERTRGQITLTFGALYPVLHKLEQEGLLVTESQEVEGRLRKYYSLTPGGSQVAVQKVSDFEQFMEAMRILLLPPPSLAPGM; from the coding sequence ATGGAACCATCAGCCAATGAATTTTTGCGGGGAACGCTCAAAACGATTGTCCTGAAATTGTTGGCCGAGCAGGGGAGAATGTACGGCTACGAGATCACGCAGGCCGTAAAGGAGCGTACCCGGGGGCAAATTACCCTGACGTTTGGGGCCCTGTACCCTGTTTTGCACAAACTCGAACAGGAGGGGCTGCTCGTTACGGAGTCGCAGGAAGTAGAGGGGCGGTTGCGCAAGTACTACTCGCTTACGCCCGGTGGCAGCCAGGTGGCTGTACAAAAAGTATCTGATTTCGAACAATTTATGGAGGCTATGCGCATACTGCTGTTGCCTCCTCCTTCGTTGGCCCCCGGCATGTAA
- a CDS encoding alpha/beta fold hydrolase produces the protein MKRLILIHGYLEDPGIFDPLAPLLMPAYFVPVDLKDEFARWQPKGPINARQLAQYLTDYYEITADDVLIGHSMGGWIAVNIKQLTGATTVQLGSWTSQKKINFPVTNLRLLRLMLYGGITQSNWLMAFFKKQYPFAESRSLYNQLVDGGRQQDRDYVYQQQMTLFGKVPPLTVQPDLRIHARPDSIVFPPDEPFVEVPGDHFSLYFHPERVAQPILELLAQKASPVNT, from the coding sequence ATGAAACGTCTGATTCTGATTCACGGCTACCTCGAAGATCCGGGTATTTTTGATCCCCTCGCTCCGTTGCTCATGCCTGCCTATTTTGTGCCGGTCGACCTGAAAGACGAGTTTGCCCGCTGGCAACCCAAAGGACCGATCAACGCCCGGCAACTGGCACAGTACCTCACGGATTATTATGAGATTACAGCCGACGACGTGTTGATTGGTCACTCAATGGGCGGCTGGATTGCCGTGAACATCAAGCAACTAACCGGAGCCACTACGGTGCAGCTTGGCTCCTGGACGAGTCAGAAGAAGATCAATTTTCCGGTCACCAATCTCCGGCTCCTGCGCCTGATGCTCTACGGCGGTATTACCCAAAGCAACTGGCTGATGGCGTTCTTTAAAAAGCAGTACCCGTTTGCCGAATCCAGATCGCTGTACAATCAACTCGTCGACGGTGGTCGGCAGCAAGATCGGGACTACGTGTACCAGCAGCAGATGACCCTGTTTGGCAAGGTACCCCCGCTCACGGTACAGCCCGACCTCCGGATTCACGCCCGCCCCGACAGCATCGTGTTTCCGCCCGACGAGCCCTTTGTTGAGGTGCCCGGCGACCATTTCAGCCTGTATTTTCACCCGGAGCGCGTTGCCCAGCCGATTCTGGAGCTGTTGGCTCAAAAAGCCTCTCCCGTAAACACATAG
- a CDS encoding acetyl-CoA hydrolase/transferase family protein codes for MASLLTIVPAEQAVSVIQSGNRVFVHSVAQTPHALINAMVAQADRLRDVEICHIHTEGPLPYLDANLQQSFKPNSFFIGANMRKQLAQGIGDYVPVFLSEVPLLFSRRILPVDVALIQVSPPDQHGYCSLGPSVDVSLSAIRAAKYVIAQVNPRVPRTHGDGMIPASMIHAAIEVDEPIYEVHPGTIDETDHKIGQHVASLVEDGATLQLGIGGIPNATLAELIYHKGLGIHTEMFSDGVIDLVERGVITGEHKAVLPHRIVSSFVMGTQRVYDFINDNPAVVMKQANYTNDTVNIRRNPKMTAINSAIEVDLTGQVCADTIGTMQYSGVGGQMDFVRGASLSEGGKPIIALPSVTSKGLSKIVPFLKEGAGVTTTRAHVHYIVTEYGIANLYGQNLRQRARALIQIAHPDHREELERQAYARFGSV; via the coding sequence TTGGCCTCATTACTCACGATTGTTCCGGCCGAACAGGCCGTGTCGGTTATTCAGTCGGGCAACCGGGTATTTGTGCACAGCGTGGCGCAAACCCCCCATGCTCTCATCAATGCGATGGTGGCGCAGGCCGACCGTCTGCGCGATGTTGAAATTTGTCATATTCATACCGAAGGCCCCCTGCCTTACCTCGACGCTAACCTGCAACAAAGCTTTAAGCCCAATTCCTTTTTTATTGGAGCTAACATGCGCAAGCAACTGGCGCAGGGAATCGGCGATTACGTGCCGGTGTTTCTGAGTGAGGTGCCGCTACTGTTTTCGCGCCGGATCTTGCCGGTTGATGTGGCTCTGATTCAGGTTTCGCCCCCCGATCAGCACGGGTACTGCTCGCTTGGGCCCTCGGTCGATGTGTCGCTGTCGGCCATCCGGGCGGCCAAGTACGTGATTGCGCAGGTAAACCCCCGCGTGCCTCGTACGCACGGAGACGGTATGATTCCGGCGTCGATGATTCATGCCGCCATTGAGGTCGATGAGCCTATTTACGAAGTTCACCCCGGTACGATCGACGAAACTGACCACAAAATTGGGCAACACGTAGCCAGTTTGGTGGAAGACGGCGCTACGCTGCAACTCGGTATCGGGGGGATTCCCAACGCAACCTTAGCCGAGCTGATTTACCACAAGGGGCTGGGTATTCATACCGAAATGTTCTCCGATGGGGTAATCGATCTGGTTGAGCGTGGGGTTATCACGGGTGAGCACAAAGCGGTATTGCCTCACCGAATTGTATCGAGTTTTGTCATGGGAACGCAGCGGGTGTACGATTTTATCAACGACAACCCGGCCGTGGTGATGAAGCAGGCCAATTATACCAACGATACGGTCAATATCCGGCGTAACCCTAAAATGACCGCTATCAACAGCGCCATCGAAGTCGACCTGACCGGTCAGGTGTGTGCCGATACCATCGGAACCATGCAATACTCAGGCGTGGGCGGGCAGATGGATTTTGTGCGGGGGGCGTCGCTTTCGGAAGGAGGTAAACCGATTATTGCGCTGCCCTCGGTCACGAGCAAAGGACTCAGCAAGATTGTGCCGTTTTTGAAAGAAGGGGCGGGCGTGACTACCACTCGCGCACACGTACACTACATTGTGACTGAGTACGGTATTGCTAATCTGTATGGGCAAAACCTGCGGCAACGGGCGCGGGCACTTATTCAGATTGCCCACCCCGATCATCGCGAAGAACTCGAACGACAGGCGTACGCCCGTTTCGGAAGTGTGTAG
- the lpdA gene encoding dihydrolipoyl dehydrogenase: MQEYDVIFIGAGPGGYTGAIRCAQLGLKTAIIEKYNTLGGTCLNVGCIPSKALLDSSEHYYNASHTFAEHGIKLDNLAVDLGQMIKRKQEVVDQTTKGIVFLMKKNKIDTYFGLGSFVDANTVKIARNEGGEETIKGKNIVISTGSKPMAFPSMPLDKERIITSTEALKLSEVPKHLIIIGAGVIGAELGSVYARLGAKVSFVEFADSMIPTMDKTMGKELQKAVKKLGADFYFNHKVTSVVRNGDEVTVNIDTPKGEQMTLTGDYCLVSVGRKPYTEGLNLEAAGLKTDNRGKIEVDDNLRTAVPHIFALGDVIRGAMLAHKAEEEGVFIAETIAGQKPHIHYRLIPNVVYTWPEVAAVGYTEEELKELGKSYKTGSFPFKALGRARASMDIDGLVKVLADKETDEILGVHIIGPRAADMIAEAVVALEYRASAEDISRMSHAHPTYTEAFKEACLAATGNRAINM; this comes from the coding sequence ATGCAAGAATACGACGTTATCTTTATCGGCGCCGGACCGGGTGGTTACACGGGCGCTATTCGTTGTGCTCAATTGGGCCTCAAAACGGCCATTATTGAAAAATACAACACCCTCGGCGGCACCTGCCTCAACGTTGGCTGTATTCCATCGAAGGCCCTGCTCGACTCATCGGAGCACTACTACAATGCCAGCCATACCTTTGCCGAACACGGTATTAAGCTCGATAATCTGGCCGTGGATCTGGGGCAGATGATCAAGCGCAAGCAGGAGGTTGTCGATCAGACCACGAAGGGCATCGTTTTTCTGATGAAGAAAAACAAGATCGACACGTACTTCGGTCTGGGCTCATTTGTAGACGCTAACACCGTTAAAATTGCCAGGAACGAAGGGGGCGAAGAAACCATCAAAGGCAAGAACATCGTCATCTCGACCGGCTCGAAGCCTATGGCGTTCCCATCGATGCCACTCGACAAGGAGCGTATTATTACCTCGACCGAAGCCCTTAAGCTGAGCGAAGTTCCCAAACACCTGATTATTATCGGGGCGGGCGTAATCGGGGCCGAGTTGGGGTCGGTGTACGCCCGTTTGGGTGCAAAAGTGTCGTTTGTCGAGTTTGCGGATTCAATGATCCCGACCATGGACAAAACCATGGGTAAGGAACTGCAAAAGGCCGTTAAAAAACTGGGCGCCGACTTCTATTTCAACCACAAGGTAACCTCGGTAGTACGCAATGGCGATGAGGTGACTGTAAACATCGACACCCCCAAGGGCGAGCAAATGACGCTCACGGGCGACTATTGCCTTGTTTCGGTAGGTCGGAAACCATACACCGAAGGCCTGAATCTGGAAGCGGCCGGTCTGAAAACCGACAACCGGGGCAAGATTGAAGTCGACGATAACCTCCGCACGGCCGTACCGCACATCTTCGCTCTGGGCGACGTGATTCGGGGGGCTATGCTGGCGCACAAAGCCGAAGAAGAAGGCGTATTTATTGCCGAAACCATTGCCGGTCAGAAACCGCACATCCACTACCGGCTCATCCCGAACGTGGTGTACACCTGGCCTGAAGTAGCCGCCGTAGGTTACACCGAAGAAGAACTGAAGGAATTAGGCAAATCGTACAAAACCGGGTCGTTTCCGTTTAAGGCGTTGGGCCGCGCCCGCGCCAGTATGGACATCGACGGGCTGGTAAAAGTATTGGCCGACAAAGAAACCGACGAGATTCTGGGCGTTCATATCATTGGTCCCCGCGCTGCCGACATGATTGCCGAAGCCGTAGTAGCTCTTGAGTACCGGGCCTCAGCCGAAGACATCTCGCGCATGTCGCACGCCCACCCGACCTACACCGAGGCCTTCAAAGAGGCTTGTTTGGCCGCTACCGGCAACCGGGCTATTAATATGTAA
- a CDS encoding thioredoxin family protein, translated as MKTLLTLLLTVCIGIAGVGFTTAIGELKPGDKKIKWMTIQEAFAATQKKPKKIFVDVYTDWCGWCKVMDRNTFTNPYIVDFMNENYYSVKLDAEGKEDITLGGRTYKSLGNVHELAAAMLQGKMSYPTTVYLNEKMELIQPVPGYLEPRMFHQITTYFAGDFHTKESFDQYKAGTYVKEFQAKLPNPSAGQ; from the coding sequence ATGAAAACGCTTCTTACCCTCCTGTTGACCGTATGCATCGGCATAGCCGGTGTTGGCTTTACCACGGCGATCGGGGAACTGAAACCCGGTGATAAAAAAATTAAGTGGATGACCATTCAGGAGGCTTTTGCCGCTACGCAGAAGAAGCCGAAGAAAATATTTGTGGACGTGTACACCGACTGGTGCGGCTGGTGCAAGGTCATGGATCGGAATACGTTTACCAATCCGTACATCGTTGATTTCATGAACGAGAATTACTACTCCGTAAAACTCGATGCCGAAGGTAAAGAAGATATTACTCTCGGGGGCCGTACGTACAAATCATTGGGTAACGTACACGAGTTGGCCGCGGCCATGTTGCAGGGTAAAATGAGCTACCCAACTACCGTGTACCTGAACGAAAAAATGGAACTTATTCAGCCGGTACCGGGCTATCTGGAACCCCGGATGTTTCACCAGATTACGACGTACTTTGCCGGTGATTTTCACACCAAAGAGTCGTTTGACCAGTACAAAGCCGGTACCTATGTGAAAGAGTTTCAGGCTAAATTACCTAACCCGTCGGCCGGGCAGTAA